In Macadamia integrifolia cultivar HAES 741 chromosome 5, SCU_Mint_v3, whole genome shotgun sequence, a single window of DNA contains:
- the LOC122079930 gene encoding cytochrome c oxidase assembly protein COX15: MLRSRSILLFGRKKILSSFSQIKDSYRVSKESVLPYTSFASRSCGTQSSFRSLFDGSRITFKGFYRPSSRNMSTTTSILSSNKEGLKLLVTAGPHAQKIVGIWLFGSAAWVFSMVVLGGVTRLTRSGLSMTDWKFTGGLPPLSEEEWLIEFEKYKQSPEYKRVNKGMSIEDFKFIYWLEYAHRMWGRALGVMFALPFTYFLHKGWITFRLGMKLSALFAFGAGQGLIGWWMVKSGLEEPASEYVEPRVSPYRLAAHLTSAFAIYSGLLWTALSVVMPDPPSESIAWVHGAAKVKKLALPVSLLVGVTAISGAFVAGNDAGHAYNTFPKMGDTWIPDDIFSMKPLIRNFFENTSMVQLDHRILATATLLSIGSLWWASKRLDLHPAVRSLIGSTMGMAALQVTLGISTLLSYVPVSLGTAHQAGALTLLTLMILLNHSVRRPSMKLVKSLTSVPKTA, encoded by the exons ATGCTGCGGAGCAGATCGATTTTGCTTTTCGGGAGGAAGAAAATCCTAAGTTCATTCTCTCAAATCAAAGATTCGTATAGAGTTTCGAAGGAATCCGTTTTGCCCTACACATCCTTCGCTTCTCGATCCTGTGGTACTCAATCGTCCTTTAGGAGCTTGTTCGATGGTTCCAGAATCACATTCAAG GGATTTTATCGACCATCTTCAAGGAATATGTCCACTACTACATCTATATTATCATCGAATAAGGAGGGATTGAAACTGCTAGTTACTGCTGGACCTCATGCCCAGAAAATAGTTGGGATATGGCTGTTCGGTTCTGCTGCTTGGGTGTTTAGCATGGTGGTACTTGGAGGTGTTACACGACTTACCCGATCTGGTCTGTCCATGACTGACTGGAAATTTACTGGTGGCCTGCCACCCCTATCAGAGGAAGAATGGTTGATTGAGTTTGAGAAATATAAACAGTCTCCTGAGTACAAGCG AGTAAACAAGGGGATGAGCATTGaagatttcaaattcatatACTGGTTAGAATATGCACACCGGATGTGGGGAAGAGCACTTGGTGTTATGTTTGCCCTTCCATTTACATATTTTCTTCATAAAGGATGGATTACGTTCCGTCTTGGAATGAAACTTTCTGCTCTCTTTGCTTTTGGTGCCGGGCAGGGTCTAATTGGCTGGTGGATGGTGAAGAGTGGTTTAGAG GAACCTGCATCTGAGTACGTTGAGCCCAGAGTAAGCCCTTACCGTCTTGCTGCTCATCTTACATCAGCATTTGCTATATATTCTGGCCTTCTGTGGACTGCTCTGTCTGTTGTAATGCCTGATCCTCCTTCTGAGTCAATAGCTTGGGTTCATGGGGCAGCCAAAGTTAAGAAACTTGCCCTTCCTGTAAGCCTCCTTGTTGGTGTTACTGCAATTTCAGGAGCTTTTGTTGCTGGAAATGACGCG GGACATGCTTATAATACGTTTCCAAAGATGGGTGATACATGGATTCCAGATGATATTTTTAGCATGAAGCCACTTATCCGCAACTTTTTTGAGAACACATCAATGGTCCAG CTTGATCATCGAATACTTGCAACTGCAACCTTGCTATCAATTGGCAGTTTGTGGTGGGCCTCAAAGAGGCTTGACCTTCATCCTGCAGTACGATCTTTAATTGGGAGCACCATGGGCATGGCAGCTTTGCAG GTTACTTTGGGGATATCAACACTTCTCTCGTATGTTCCAGTTTCTCTCGGCACTGCACATCAAGCCGGAGCATTGACTCTGTTGACATTAATGATCCTTCTAAACCATTCTGTGAGGAGGCCATCCATGAAACTCGTTAAATCCCTGACCTCAGTTCCAAAGACAGCCTAA